AATGAGGGAGCTGGTGAGAGGCATTTCCAACTTCTGCTCTGCCTCTGAGTTCTCCCTGATGCTTTATCATGCCAGTGCCAGACACCAAACTGGACCTGGCCCTTCACGTTCAATCTTCAGTACCAACAGAGCTGCAAAATCATAAGAGGAACTTACATTCTCACTAAAACCTAGGTGAGTTCATTGCCCACGTATTCAGCAAAAGTATAATCAGGAGAAAAGGCAGATGAGGTGAGCCATTCTCAAAGCACAGCCCAGGATTAAGTGGTCTCTCTGCTAACCTTAttccaagtatttttttaaaaaactcaccaTGGGGACATcactggaggtccagtggttaagactctgcacttccactgcagggggcaagagtttgatccctggtcagggaactaagatcccgcgtgccacgtggcgcggccaaaaaaaagaaaaaaatatcatcaCTACCATGTGGTTTATAGTGTGCTTTCTCTTTACCTCATGTGCTGCTACAAACACTCCAAGCTTCTGAGAGCCTCCAGGGATTGTAAATTGTTCAGCAGAGACAGGACACATGAGTGTTCTTAAAACGAGGCACatgaggtgggagtggggtggaaaGCTTATCTGACACAGGACGTGTTAAAAAGGTCCTCTATGTATCCACCCTCCcccccattattttaaaaataaatgtcgcTCAGTTTCAGTAATCACTATTCTCATATGACTTTTAATCATTTAACACAGGGGTCCCCGACCCTggggccacagaccagtaccagtccgtggcctgttaggaaccgggccgcacagcaggaggtgagcggcgggcaagcgaagctccatctgtatttacagccgctctccatcgctcgcattaccgcctgagcttcacctcctgtcagatcagcggcggcattagattctcataggagcgtgaaccctactgtgagctgtgcatgcgagggatctaggttgtgcgctccttatgagaatctgatgcctgatgatctgaggtggagctgaggcggtgatgctagcactggggagtggctgcaaatacagattatcattagcagagaggtttgactgcacagagaccgtaataaatcaattgcttgcagacgcatatcaaaaccctatcagtgagtggcaagtgaaaactaCGCTGCTtttggtggcaggctttatagtggcaagtgagttgatggtacttcaattgtacagctgcatctgatggtgggctttaagtcagaatccgacacttattttagtccGCGTGTGGtctgcccattattttatttgccACTTCCATCCGTGCCTCTTTCCTGCACTgcacacttgtctcagtcacagttttggtaagcccacaagctaaccctagtcaaaatgagtaaaaaacaaacattgctggagagcttctttgaaaaggtggaaagacccaatgatgagacaactgaagactctaagactgccaacaaaaagaaagctgcatttagaagaaaataccaagagtcctacttaaattatgggttcattgcaacaggtgattcacattctccaagcctgctttgtataatatgtggtgATGGGCTATCCAACGAAagcatgaaaccttcaaaacagCTTCACCACgtggagaccaagcaccctgcattaaaagacaaggcTTTGgggtttttcaaaagaaaaaaaaatgaatacaaagaaCAGAAGTTCAATTACTGAAGtccaccacttcatcaaatgtgtctgcactgagagcatcataCTTCGTGGCTAAccgcattgctaaagctaagaagccctttactattggtgaagagttgatcctgcctgctgctaaggacattggtcatgaacttttaggagaggctgcagttcaaaaggtggcacgtgttcctctttcGGCTGGCACCGTAACTAgaagaattgatgaaatagcagaggatattgaggcacaattgttagagaggattaatgagtcaccaaGGTACACAATCCAGGTTGACAAGTCTACcaatgttgacaacaaggcaacaatgccTGTCTTTGtgtaatatatttttcaggaggatgtgcatgaggatatgttatgtgcacttttgttgccagcCAACATCACAGCTGCaaaactattcaagtctttgaatgattacatatcaggaaaactgaattggtcattttgtgttggTATATGCACGGATGGAgtggctgccatgactggacggctttctggtttcactactcaggtcaaagaggtcacttctgaatgtgagtctacgcactgtgtcatccatagaaaaatgctggctagccgaaaaatgtcacctgaacttaacattttgcaggatgtgattaaaattatcaaccacattaaagtacatgcccttaactcatgTCTGTTcatgcagctctgtgaggagatggacacagagcacacacatcttttcttatacacagaagtgagatggctttctaagggtagatcactggccagagtttttgagttatgagagccgctccagagatttcttttagaaaaacagtcaccactggcagcacatttcagtgacacggaatgggtcgcaaaacttgcttacttgtgtgacgtattcaacctgctcaaagaactcagtctgtcacttcaggggagaaagacaactgtgttcaagttggcattcaaagccaaactggaattatgggggcgaCAAGTGAACGTTGGGATTTTTGacgtttcaaacattagcagagattttgaaagagactgagccagggccttctttctcccagctggtgcatgatcacctgtctcagctttcaaaagggtttgagcattacttcccaaccacaaaagacccccgaactgggaaggaatggatccgcgACCCATTTGTGAGTAACccaggtgaatcgactttgtcggtgctagaagaggatcagctgcttgagatcgcaaatgatggtggccttaaaagtatgtttgagacaacttcaaatctccatacgttctggattaaagtcaaggcagaatatcctgagattgccacaaaagcactgaaaagcctgcttccatttccaacatctttctttgtgaagcagggttttctgcagtgacagcaaccaaaacgagattatggagtagactggacataagcaacacacttcaagtgtcactgtctcccgtcacccccagatgggaccatctagttgcagaaAAACAAGCTCAGAGGTtgcactgattctgcattatggtgagctgtataattatttcattatatattacaatgtaataataatagaaataaagtgcacaataaatgtagtgCTCTTGAaacatcccaaaaccatccccccgGCCCCGGTCTGTGGaagaattgtcttccatgaaaccggtccctggtgccaaaaaggttggggactggtGATTTAATGgtaatttaaaatgtgaaaccaAGGCATCCCCAATGTTCTGTATACCTCACCTACACACACACCTAACCCATGGCTGGATCCCTGTGTACACCCCAGAGGGTGGTGAGAGTGAACCATTGCAGATGCCTGGTGAGCACGTGCAGAAATCCTGACTCTGCAGGATTGGGAGAAAGTACACAGATTTGAACATTCAACAGTGCCCAAGGGAAAGCAAACAGGAGGCTGTCAGCACTCAGCCTAGCTTTGTAGGATAAAGAGAAGGCAGAGAATCTTAAGAATTCCCCCCTAGGAGGGATCAGGAAATATGTAACAGGCATATCCATAGAAAAGTTCTGGAAGAGCCTCAGAATCCCTGGCAGAACTGACAGAAGGTATTTCTCCTCCAAAGCCAATCACTAAAGACTGGAAGAGATGGCTGCCTCTTCAAATGTGAAGATGGCCATTCAACACTTCATGGgacatgaaaaataaaggaacatGATAATTTTTCAGTAACTGATCCCAAAGGAGTGGAGATCTGTGATTTGCCAGATAAGGAATTCAAATTAGTCGTTATAAAGAAGTTTAGCAGGCTACAAGAAAACagaagacaattcaatgaaataagaaaaataatacctgAATAAAACAAGAAGTTTAACAGAGATCTAGATCTCATAAAAGAGAGCCAagcaaattctggagctgaattCTACAACGAATGACATGAAAAGTGCAATAGAGAGCAACAGCAGAGTTGATCAAGCAGAAGAATCTCAGTAATACAGCAAGTTGAAGACATGtcatttgttctctctctcaGTAAGACAGGAAGTTGAAGACAAGTCATTTGAAATTAGTCACTCAGGAAAGAACAAAGTAAAAGGAATGAAAACGAGTGAAGAAAGCCTGCGTGAATTATGGATACCATCAAAAGAGACAGTCTAGGCACtgttggagtcccagaagaagaagaaagggaaaagggggcagaaagtttactttaaaaaataatggcttaGAACTCCCCAAATCTGGGGAGAGATTTGGACATTCAGGTTCACGAATCTCATAGGTCCCCCAAAAGATTGTTGAATCTTTTTGTTTTGAATCTTCTccaagacattaaaataaagcatCTAAAATCAtacagataaagagagaatttttaatgcggcaagagaaaaaaaaaaaaagtcctcacatacaagggaacccccataaagcTATCAGAGAATTTCCCAACAGAAATCttgcaggccaggagagagtggaatggtatattcaaagtgttgaaagaaaaaaactgccaacctAGAATACTTTACCTAGCAAAGCTGTCCtccagaaatgaaggagagataaagactttcccagacaaacaaaagctgagggaagtCATCACCACTAGACATGCCTCACAAGAAATGCAGAAAGGAGCTCTTCAAGCTGAAATTAAAGGATGCACATTAGTGACAtgaaagcatatgaaaatataaatcaccCTGGTAAAGGTATGTACATAATCAAATTCAAAATATTCTGATACTGTATATGGTGGTTTGTTAATCACTAAAGTTTATtataaaggttaaaggacaaaagtattaaaataactatAGCCACAATAATCAATtaattatttggttgcaccaggtcttagttgtggcatgtgtgcccttagttgcagctcacgggctcctcATTTGCGACATGTgcgctccctagttgtggcaggtgggctccttagttgtggctctctggctctttagttgtgacatatgaactcttagttgcagcatgtgggatctagttccctgacatgggatcaaacccgggccccctgcatcgggagtgaGGAATcctaactactgcaccaccagggaagtcccacaataatttattaattgaTACAGAATATAAAAGAATGTGAACTGTGACATCAAAAGTAAAAtgggagaaggaaataaaagggtAGAGTTTTTATATGCAGTCAAATTTAAGTTGTTAACAGCTTAAAAAGACTGTTATAACTATAAGATGCTTTATGTAAGCTTTacagtaaccacaaagcaaaaacctacagtagatacacaaaagatagaAGAGAACCAAAGCATACCACTATTGAAAATTATtaattcacaaaggaagacagtgAACCAGGAAGACAGGAACTATAAAGCAtccagaaaacaataagatggtATTAATAAGTCcttactatcaataattactttaaatgtaaatgtattaaattctccaatcaaaaggaaCAAAGTGGCTGAAGGgataaaaagcaagacccaactttatgctgcctacaagagactcacttccaTTTTAAGAacacacataggctcaaagtgaagggatggaaaaagatattccatgcagatggaaaccAAAGGAGAGCAGGGATATtatatattagacaaaataggcTTAAATCAGAAACtgtaataagagaaaaagaaattcattatataatgatagagGAGTCAACTCATCAGGAGGGTATAACAAtcgtaaatatatatgcacccaacaatggagcacctaaatattttatcaaatgctcccagctctgaagggagaaatagataacaatacaataatagttagAGCCTTCAAtgccccactttcaacaatggacagatcatccagacaaaaaatcaagaaagaaacaTTGGATTTGAACTATACTTTAGACCAAATCAATCTAacagatatatatagaacattccacccaacagcagcagaatacacattttcctcaagcacacatgaaacattctccaggatagattatattgTTAGGTCACAAAACGAGTATTAACAAATTtgagaagattgaaatcataccgaCCATCTCATCTCATTTTCTTACcaaaatggtatgaaactagaaatcagtaacaggagggtgaaaacaaagggaacagaaaccaatgaaatagaaaacaaatggacaacagagaaaattcacaaatgtgtggaaattaaacaacacactcctttttgttttgtttatggtttccttttctgtgcaaaactcttaagtttaattaggtcctgtttgtttaattttgtttttattttcattactcaagGAGATggcttgaaaaagatattgctgcaatttatgtcaaagagtgttctgcctatgttttcctctaagagttttgtagtatctggccttacatttaggtctttaatccatttgagtttatttttgtgtatggtgttagggaatgttctaaacaacacactcctgaacaaaCAATgagtcacagaagaaatcaaaagggaaattttaaaaaattccttgagacaaacaaaaatgaaaacacactatACCAAAACTTacagatgtagcaaaagcagttctaagagggaagcatATGTATAGTGATAAAtgtctacattaagaaaaaatagacctcaaataaacaacctaactttacacctcaaagaactagaaaaaaaacaaactaagcctaaaagttagcagaaggaaggaaataacaaagatcagagcagaaataaatgaaatagagaccaggaAGTcaatagaaaaggtcaatgaaactaagatctgatttttttaaaaacataaacatggacaaacctttagctagactaagaaagagagaggactcaaataaatagaaatgaaagagaagatattCCAACTGTACCACAGCAAtaaaaagcatcataagagattactatgaagaATTGTATGTTAACAAATTTTATAAcctagaataaatggataaatcccTGGCACATATAACCTACCAAGACGGAATCATGaagtaatagaaaatctgaacagactaacgagtaggagattgaatcagtatgaaaaacctcccaacaaagaaacgCCCAGGACCTATAgtctttactggtgaattctactaaatatataaagaaaaattaataccaaccCTTCTCAAACGTTCAAAATATTGAAGATCAGGGAACACtttcaaacttattttatgagaccagcattacaCTGATACCAAAGCCTTCttggacactacaagaaaagaaaactacaggccaatatccctaaaGAATATATGAATATGAACCAAGGATGGTTCATTCAACATACTCTAATCAATCAATGAGATgcatcacattaacagaatgaaggataaaaatcatagaatcatctcaatacatgcagaaaaagaatttgacaaaattcaacgtcctttcatgattaaaaactctcaataataaGAGATAGAAataatgtacctcaacataataaaggccatatatgacaagcctacagctaacatcatattcaacagtgaaaatctgaaagctttCTCTCTAACATCAGGAAAACGACAGGaatttccactctcaccacttctattcaacatagtactagttAGAGTAATtaggcaacaaaaagaaataaaaggtatccaagttcttaaagaagaagtaaaaatgtctgtttacaaatgacatgattctatatatagaaaaccctagactccaccaaaaaaaaaaaaaaagttagaactaatacatgaattcaatgaggttgaaggatacaaaatcaatatacaaaaatcagttgcttttctatatgttaacaacaaattatcagaaatagaaatttaaaaaacaattctatttacaatagcattaaaaacaatatttaagaataaatttaaccaagaagatgAAAGATATATATGCTGAAAGCTATAAGACAGTGATGTAAAAATGAGGGAGACGCAAATGAATGGAAGGCTAGCCCATGtttatggactggaagaattaatattgttaaaatgtccataccaccaAAGACagtctgcagattcagtgcaatccctatcaaaattccaatgacatttttcacagaaataggaaaaacagtCCTAAAATTTGCTTGGAATCATAAAagactgaatagccaaagcagtcttgagaaagaagaacaaaggtggaggcatcacaattcctgatttcaaagtacTGTATTACAAATCtaaagtatggtactggtattAAAAGTAGACACAGGCCAATGGAACAGATCTGAGAGCCTTTTATAAACCTTGATTTTGTCAGGAGTGCCAAGAATACTtaatgggaaaaggatagtctcttcaataatggtgttggaaaactggatatctacatgcaaaagaatcaaactggacccCTATTTTATAACattcacaaaagttaactcaaaatggataaaagacttagaatgtaagacctgaaactgtaaaactcctagaggaaaacataggtaaaaAGCTCCTTGATGttggtcttagcaatgatttttttatatGACACCCAAAAcctcaggcaacaaaagcaaaaatagacacctgggactacatcaaattaaacaGTGTCTGTacgcaaaggaaacaaaatgaaaaggcaacctatggaatgggagaaaatatttgtaaacaatatatctggtgggttaatatccaaaatatataaagaacttgtgcaactcaatagcaaagaaacaaataattcaattttaaaatgggcagaatagacattcttccagagcagacatacaaatggccaacaggtacataaaaagtactcaacatcactaatcaccagggaaatgcaaatcaaaactacaatgagatatcacctcacacctgttaataTGGCTTttataaaaaagacaacagataacaagtgttgtcCAGGCTGGGGAGaaattgtgcactgttggtaggaatgtaagctggtacagccattatggaaagcagtatagaggttcctcaaaaaaatttaaaatagcctCGCTCACTCTGTTCCGATCGCCTGGCGCGGCGGGGCAGGGTCTCGGGCTAGTCATGGCGTCCCCGTCTCGGAGGTTGCAGACCAAACCGGTCATCACTTGTTTCAAGAGCGTCCTCTTGATCTACACATTCATCTTCTGGATCACTGGTGTTATCCTTCTTGCTGTTGGCATTTGGGGCAAGGTGAGCCTAgagaattatttttcccttttaaatgaGAAGGCCACCAATGTCCCCTTCGTGCCCATTGGCACTGGCACTGTCATTATTCTTTTGGGCACCTTCGGCTGTTTTGCTACCTGCCGAGCTTCTGCATGGATGCTAAAACTGTATGCAATGTTTCTGACTCTCATTTTTTTGGTTGAACTGGTCGCTGCCATCGTAGGATTTGTTTTCAGACATGAGATTAAGAACAGCTTTAAGAATAATTATGAGAAAGCTTTAAAGCAATATAACACTACGGGAGATTATAGAAGCGATGCAGTAGACAAGATCCAAAATACGTTGCATTGTTGTGGTGTCACCGACTATAGAGATTGGAAGGATACTAATTATTACTCAGAAAAAGGATTTCCCAAGAGCTGCTGTAAACTTGAAGGTTGTTCTCAGAGAGATGCAGATAAAGTAAACAATGAAGGTTGTTTTATAAAGGTGATGACCATTATAGAGTCAGAAATGGGAGTTGTTGCGGGAATTTCTTTTGGAGTTGCTTGCTTCCAGCTGATTGGAATCTCTCTAGCCTACTGCCTCTCTCACGCCATAACAAATAACCAGTATGAGATAGTGTAACCAGCATAACACGGGCCTATTCCTCTCCAACTTTAAGGATATTaacatccccacccccaaccctgtgAATTACAAGATCGCCTGGATGGAAGACCGACATTTCTTACAGATAGATTGAAAAACTATATCAGTAGTCTGATTCGATCAAGACATTTGCTTGATATGTTCGAAGTCCACCTTTTGTCCCATTCATGTTAGATAGTTGAAATCCCCATGTCACTCTGAAACACTGGAAGAGCTTAGTAAAttgtaaatgaagcaaaaaaaaaaaaaaaaaaaaaatttaaaatagagccgtatgatccagcaatcccacattTGGGAATATATCTGAAGTAAGTGAAATCAGtctctcaaagagatatttgcactcctatgtttattgtagcattattcacaatagccaagatataaaaGCAAACTAAGTGTAAGGAAGGTGTGACAGAAAATACGCATACACAaaaaacattattcagccatgagaaaaaagaaaatcctgccatttgcaacagcatgtaTGAAACtagaggacatcatgctaagtgaaattaggcagacaaagaaagataaataccgcatgatctcacttatctgtggaatttaaaaaaaaaattaaactcacagaaagagaacagaatggtggttactaggGGCCGGGGAGTGAAGGAGATGGGAAGATTccagtcaaagggtacaaatctTCAGTTGTAAGATGGATAAGCTCTGGGAAtctagtgtacagcatggtgactatagttaatgtgTGTGTACTCTAGGTTTTTGAAGAGTAGACCTTAGGCATTGTCTCTGCAAAAAACAGTAACTGTGAGGAGATGGATGTATTAAATAACCTGATTTCACACAGTATACTATGTCAAATCATCATGTGGTACTCTGTTAAtagatacaattttatttgtcaattattcctcagtaaagctgagaaaaaattgagaacattttcatcatctcaaaaccCTTGATACCCATTAGCTCTCATCCCCTAtcctcccatccctcccccaaccccagccctaaacaaccactgatctactttctatctGTATAGATTTCTCTATTCTGgactttcatatgaatggaatcctATAATATGTgaacttttgtgtctggtttctttcacttagcataatgttttcaaggtataTCCaagctgtagcatgtatcagtacttcattcctctttagagctgagtaacattccagtgCATGGATAAatactgcattttgttttatCCCTTagtccactgatggacatttgggttgtttccactttgggctattatgaataatgctgatataagcatttgtgttttcatttctcttcttatatacccaggaatggaactATTGGGTCTTTTGGTAACTCTAGgtttaatcatttgaggaactgccattaAACAGACTATTTTTCAAAGCATCTGCacttttacattcccatcagcaatgtaggagggttctgatttctctacaTTATCCTTTTGATCATAACTCTCCTAATGGGTGGGAAGTGGTATCTGATGATGGTTTTTCTTTGGGGTGggtttacttttatatatttttagatgagGCTTCTGATACTTGGAATTTGAGTGTCCTTACTGTTAAAATCAGTCTCACAGAGGCTCTATTTCTTATATGTGAAATAGGAAATGACAATAACTTTCTTCTAGAGTGGTTTTcccactttttaaattatagtaaaatataaataaaatttactatatttaagtgtgcagttcagtggcattaagtacattcacggtgttgtgcaaccaccactaccgtccatcttcagaactttttcatcttcctcgAGGGaaactctttatccattcaacactAACTCCCCATATTCACCAACCCGCCCCGCTCCCACCCCAAGTGCCTGGCAGCCaccataatgctgctatgaacatgggtgtacaaatatctgttctgagtccctgctttaaattcttttgggcatatacccaaaagtggaattccTAGATTatgtggtaattttatgtttgattttttgaggaaccgccatactgttttctacagtggctgtaccattttacattcccaccagcaattacacaagggttccaatttctccacatcctcatcagcactcgttatttcccttttttcttttgttttcttttttttttcaatagtagctttctaatggatgtgaagtggtattttattgtggttttgatttgtatttccctaatggttagtgatgttgggcatcttttcatgtgtttattggccatttgtatatctttggagaaatatctattcaagtcccctgcccatttttgaatcaggttgtttGATTTTGTTAAGTTGTAGATGCTCTTTATAAATACTGGATatcaatcccttatcagatatatgatatgcaaatatcttctgccattccatggttgccttttcactgttgatagtatcctttgatgcacaaaagtttttaattttgatgaagtccaatttatctatcttttcttttgttttctgtgctttggtgtcatgtccaagaaatcattgtTAAATCCATTATCATG
Above is a genomic segment from Eubalaena glacialis isolate mEubGla1 unplaced genomic scaffold, mEubGla1.1.hap2.+ XY scaffold_474, whole genome shotgun sequence containing:
- the LOC133083664 gene encoding tetraspanin-6-like encodes the protein MASPSRRLQTKPVITCFKSVLLIYTFIFWITGVILLAVGIWGKVSLENYFSLLNEKATNVPFVPIGTGTVIILLGTFGCFATCRASAWMLKLYAMFLTLIFLVELVAAIVGFVFRHEIKNSFKNNYEKALKQYNTTGDYRSDAVDKIQNTLHCCGVTDYRDWKDTNYYSEKGFPKSCCKLEGCSQRDADKVNNEGCFIKVMTIIESEMGVVAGISFGVACFQLIGISLAYCLSHAITNNQYEIV